In Amphiprion ocellaris isolate individual 3 ecotype Okinawa chromosome 2, ASM2253959v1, whole genome shotgun sequence, the genomic stretch AAATTGGGGAAGGCTCATTTGGGAAGGCCATCCTGGTCAAATCCAAAGGGGATGGACACCAATATGTCATCAAGGAGATTGGCATATCTGGAGTAAGCTCATGTGCATAATATTACACAGGCTATACAGGCCACTCTGGACTATCTGTTATCACCTTCCTCTGTTACATCTACTATTCGTTACTTTTCCAGATGTCAAGTAAAGAAAGGCAGGAATCTCGAAAAGAAGTTGCTGTTCTTGCCAACATGAGTCATCCCAACATTGTCCAGTATCAGGAATCATTTGAAGGTATTGACAGCATCCAAAGATGGTAGCTTTTGATATGAACCATCCCAGAGGCCATTTATTACAATATTATCGCAATCCACGCTGTGTGCCAACTGCATCTCTTCTGTTTTCAGAGGGGGGCTGTCTGTATATTGTGATGGACTACTGTGAGGGTGGAGACCTGTTCAAAAAGATCAACTCTCAGAAAGGAATTCTTTTCTCAGAAGAGCAAGTAAGTCACTAACTCTGAGAAACTATTTTTATCATCGACGACactacagaggattaagtggtgtatacaTAATGGATGGATCATATCATGATAAGAATTACACTCCTTATCATGAATGTTTAGGATATACCCTTTGACAGCCTTGAAGAGTGAACAACATCTGATTAACTAGTTttgttacatttgtttttaaaacttttattttactaactttgcatattaatatttttagtgtccaagtttcttatttgtggttctacatctttttttcttactgCTATATGTTGTAAGTGAAGCCTCTTTTCGTCAGTGTACTCTGAATTCaaataaaggttgaatgaatgaatatctTCACACCGGTTagtgtttttactgtctgtCCCTCTCCTAGATCCTGGATTGGTTTGTACAGATTTGCTTGGCACTGAAGCACGTGCACGATCGGAAAATCCTCCACAGGGACATCAAATCACAGGTGTTACTTAATGCACCACAAAATCCTCCTTTGAGTGATGATAAGCTGTGTATTTGTCATGTGCTGTCTTATTTACGTCTTCTCTTATTGTCTGCTTAGAACATATTTTTGACCAAAGATGGGACTGTCCAGCTTGGAGATTTTGGAATTGCAAGGGTGCTGAACAGGTATGTTACCTGAAAATATCTCCATATGTTTGTAAAGCCAAAATTTAGGACagttttttcctatttttttcctctctttttcagCACTGTGGAACTGGCAAGAACATGCATAGGAACACCATATTACCTGTCTCCAGAGATCTGCGAAAACAAACcatacaacaacaaaaggtACTTAATGCTCTGGAATACCCTGATTTCATTTAGTTTGTCATTTGTGATGTAAGTTAGTGTTCAGCATTAATCCACCGGACAAGCTTTGTCCCCACTGAATTGTTGCTCATGCAGGATTAGGTGGTGGCTTCAGAGTGATGTAAAGATATCAGGTCTCCTCTTTATTGAGTGAACCTGCTTGTGCATATGTACAGCAGGAAGCTCATATTGATTTcctttttaactattttaagTATGCATGTAATCTAATCCACTTTAGTGACAAacagtgaagtaaatttagCGGCATCTCGctgttttgtgtgaaattttctCAGCAATGAAGTCGCTTTTTTACTCCAGTTTAtaatacagaaagaaaagggcTGTAATGACTGTTGATACCTTGTGGAATGAATGTAAACTTACCCCAGAACTTATCCCTACCTGTCCACTGGTGTGCTGTCTCCTTATTTTCCCTACTTTCCCTCCTTCTGCAGTGATATTTGGGCCCTAGGGTGTGTCCTATATGAAATGTGCACTCTTAAGCATGCAGTAAGTATTCTGTGTGTGAGCTGTTTACTAACATATacatatttaatgtattttgtgcagcaTTGCAGTGCCTTCTTACATACTGAGTTTGATGTAGCCCCTAGATATACTATATGTGAAGTGAGTTACTTTATCTGTCTTATATTCACTCTGTCTTTATAGTTTTATAGTCTTTATAGTCTCAGCCAGTTGCATCTTAATAATCCATGTTTTGCTCCATCGTAGTTTATGATCAAGTATGATTGCCTGCAGTAATTTCTATGTAGTGCTTTgaactgtgtatgtgtgtctgtgtttcttctTAGTTTGAGGCTGGCAACATGAAGAACTTAGTTCTGAAGATAATTCGTGGCTCATACCCTCCCGTGTCTGTTCACTACTCCCAAGAACTACGTTCTCTCTTGGCACAGCTGTTTAAACGCAACCCTCGAGAGAGGCCTTCAGTCAGCAGCATACTGGACAAACCTTTCCTCTCCTGTAGGATAGAAAAGTTTCTCACACCACAGGTACAATACACAGTTAGTTGTCATCAACACAGTCATAccaaaatatcatttttttcatgccttgatttattttgagattttgagatattttgctTCCACAACATGGAGACTTTCAGACCAATAGAAAGAAATCATccagaaaaatactttttaagcCAGATATCCCTACTTCAATAGCATTTATAGACACcaaatgtttcagttttattcctGTCTATGCTTTAccatctatatttttatttttacatatcattTGTAGCCTGATTTATAGAgcattttattcataaaaacatGCTGGAAATAGTATATTTCTGACTGTTGACAGTATTGTCAGATTTATGGAGTAATAAAGGGGTATTCAAAATCATGGTAAAAACATTTGactcaaaaattttgaaattgCCTCAATCAGAGCAGTGTTCTGCTCCTGAAATTAATGCAAAGTGTACATTTATATATCATTTGCATATTCAGACagaaaatttcagaaaatgtgaaattgcagAATAATCTTTGCCTTAATGTAGGTAATCAGCTGGGAAATTTTCACGGTGATATCcatcagttttaaaatgtaaacctATTCACCTGCAGTGTCTCTGTTTAAAAACCTTTGGTCTCATTTCAGATTATTGCTCAGGAATTCCGCCATACTTTTCTTCACAAGCAGCCTAAAGTGGGTGTGGCGCAGGTGCCACCAGGTAAGCAAACTCTTTGTAGTTTCACGCATCACCGTCAGCCACAGCATCTGTTTTAGACTCTACCACTAGgagtcaaaaacagacaaaagctgtCTTCCAGAAAGGGACAAAATGTTATTGTTTAATACATACATTGTATATAATTATGAGTTAAACAAGTTGCAGTGCCTTAACAGAATATATTTCGAAGTAAAATGGAATATGTGACCAGAATGCATTTAGGAAAGCATATGTTGAAATCCTTAAGACTGTTCTTGTCTTGGCAAATACCAAGTGTGTTGCAAAGCTATGAAGGGATTAAGAGTTTTGGAGGATTGTTGGTCTTTAAACACACATCcctttcctacattatcaaatCAGGAGGTGAAAAATGGAGGAGAAATGAATAATTAGACCTCAGCCGCAAATGCCACATTCTGTGATGTTGTTCTGCGAGCTACTACAACCCACACTGTATTTACTGTATGGATTTGACAGTAGTTTTAAAGGAACCTAAGCTCCTTCATCAGTACTGTGAGGAGCTGAGTCATTTCCAGTCTTTACTGTTAACCTCTGTAGTTACCAGACATCTGCTATTATATAGTGactcagaaaaatgttttttcatgttttacaacTTCTTATTCCATTGCACTCTTCCAGCCCAGAAGATTACAAAACCAGCCACCAAATATGGAGTGCCTTTAACTGTGAGGAAGATGTCAGACGGAGCCAAAAAGCCTGCAGAGAGGAAACCAGCTGTAAAACATAAACCGGTTAGTAGGCTGTTGATACTGATCACAAGTTGTTACGATTCTTGAGCTTCAACCATGATTtctattcatttattaatttgctGTGGGTGTTGAAAAGCTCTGTTTAGTGTTGAGTTCCTCGTCTGGTATGACAGAGGCCTTtcccatttgtgtgtgtttttacatcatACTGTGTTGGCAACCTCTGAACCCTAGTGTCATATGTTGCTCAGGCCCCTCTCCCAGCAGCCCCCCAGAGAAGAGTGAGTCAAgtggaggaagagaggaaaaaacacgAGGTACAGCTGAGAGCCCCATATAACTTGTATTCCCTAATAGATTCCCCTCCCTCTTCTCTCCCCATTCACCCACACATGAAGGTCCCTTCTTATCAGCATTTTCCGTTCTTTCCCCTACTCATTACGCTTGATCTCCATCTTCGCCTGTGTTCCACTACTGGAGTGTTGTGCCTGATTTAGCTTCTCTCTTTTAACCGAACTCTTCCCTCTTCGCCTCCTTGCCCTGTGACAGAGCAGTCCTGCTGTCTCCTGCCTCAAAGCGGGTGACTTTAAGATGTCTTTTGTGTCCTTGAAGTGCTTTTGTCTTATTCAACAGGATGGCATCAGAAAGAAAAGAATGGAACTGATtgagaaagaaaggaaacagaGAGAGCAGGTGAGCATATTGTTTGGTCTCTTTGTAAAATATTCTGATAGTTTTAACAGCAGATAGTTTTCTGATCTCTGTGTCCTTCAGATGTACCTGTTGAAAGCAGAACAAATAAAGAGATATGAAAAGGAAAAGGTGGGTGAGTTTATTCCTTGTGGGTACAattcttctgcttctttcacattttggtgCCATAAAAATCTTTGAAAGGGTAATTTTACTGCATGTCCAGTGTCCAGGGGGCTTAGCCCTGTGTCTGACTATCGTCTGCCAGATGACTGATCTGGGTTCTGCAAACCATCATGTAATTCAAACACTCTACAGGCTCAAGCTAAAACTTAATAAAATCTGAACATATGGTTTCTTACAGATCAATCGAATAAACCAAGCCAGAGAACAAGGCTGGAAGCATGTCTTGAGTTCTAGTGGAGGTAGCAGCCCAGAGAGGAAGGTGAAGCatctacatttcctttttttaatcatagaATATGCTGTTCAACATacaatattttacaataatattattattttatggttACATTattgcaaaacaacaaatcaattGTTAAACAGCTTCTGACTCACAAAattcttttgtcttttaatcTCAGTGCTTTGTAGGAGGTAGAAAAAGGGCTGCAGGTGCTGGCTCTTCTGTCCCAGGCTCTGTTCAGGGTCCTGCTGCAGGTCCTATCCCCAGCAAAAGCCCTTATGAACACTACCATGCTGCTCTGGACCAAATGGCTAAACCACAGCCTAAAGACATCAGCAGAGAGGGATCCTCAGCAGGACCAGGCAGTCCCATTCGGTAAGTTCACATACCCCCTGTTTTCcctattttttacagttaaggGGTGTTAAATAGTTGTTGTAACACTATTGTATCTGTGTAGTAGAAGTGTaccagctgctgctggcccAGTGCTGCTCAATGGTCCTGCCCGCCGCATAAACCATGATGCAATCAAGAGAGAACTCCAAATGCTGCAGCATGTTTCCAGGCAAGCTCATATTAGTAGGTCAGTGAGTCAATAAATCAAACATCTGGATTGAAACAGTGTGTGCTCGCTCTTCTGACAGTGTGAAGGATAGTGAGAATGTTTGTTATTGTATTCTGTTTTTAGGCAGCGTGGTCAGATGGCAGCTGAACGGGCCTGTCAGGTTGAGGAGTTCTTGCAGCGGAAGAGAGAAGCAATGCTGAATAAAGTGCGAGCTGAAGGACAGCTGGTATGTAGTGTGACGTATATTGTAATTTATGGGTAACCCTCTTATGTAAATGCAGAATTATTACACATTGAACTCTGGGTGTTATTTTATATGGACTGAGATaaacagtgatgctgatgtCTTATAGCAAATATTATTAATGTTAAAGCTCCATTAGGCAGTTTTTCTGATATTAATGCTGAACCAAATGGCCTGTTGTAACCCCCTGAGAATCAGCAACCTTGCTGCCACTTTTATCTTATCATTTTGGTTTGCTGATACATGATGTCAAGACCCTCTGGCTAGACTGTTTGACAGTTCAAATGTAATGTTCACTTGgctttatttctgtttgctAATACATGAATCCATCAAATAGGACGCATAAACTCTGTTTTGAAGCTCTTCTGCCCTCCAATGGTAGCAATGTGCTATGAGCTGCACATCCACATGAGATTTCACTTATTCTGGATGATTCCACTCTTCGTCCAgtctgctttgatttgtacaaaCCATTTAATTGACTAGCTTTGGTCTATTTGTTGAGGCCAGACAAATctagatttatttttctgattagtTTACCAAATCTGGTGATCTCATCAACACAGATGTGCCTGTCTGATCTGATCAGCCAAAGTAACAGAAATTGATAGTCTGACATCACATTTGGCTCTACATGCAGCCATTTGACTCAGtataattctttttttaaaaaaaagtgctaaTTTAGCTTTAATTGTATTCTGGCCCCAACTGGTGATCATTGCAGTTAGATGTAAGGGCCTCCGTCCTTCTAAAGTGTGGTTAAATTGAACGGTAAACAGGGTACTCGGCAAAACCTGACTGCAATCTTTGGAAACCGGGCTGGTGGAGTTCGGTGCAGGAGACCTAAAGCcaacagagaggaggaggtagGAGCCCAGACTTGAATGCCTCACTCATAGCACGTCTCATATGTCTGCACAAAACCCCCTCTGACACACCCATACTTCAGTCCACCGGGTCATGACTACTCCCTGTGTAATATGTGGTGTACCACTGTCCAGTGTGAAGCTGTTTATTTATCCCAATAAAGCCTGTTGTCCCATTTCAAATAACCATCTCAGTTTTGAGTTGTgttacaggtttttatttttttgcttttgatggAATATATACTTAAATGCTTTATTTGTGGCACTGTTAATGCAAATGTAAACCTTTTGTCCTATTTGAATGGCTAATTTGTTGATGTATTACTGCTGATATCGAATTATGTTTTGTTATGTTACATGCTGTTTATTAATGCTAATTAAGCAtgggatttatttttattttccatgagCATGTCTGCTGTAATCACTGCTATACTCTACCTTCTGTGTCTGCTCAGAGATGTTCAGCAGTTCACCATTCAGTGtgtaacatttctgtgtttgttctcaGGAGTACTTGGCAAGACTGAGGCAGATCCGCTTGCAGAACTTCAATGAGCGTCAGCAGATCAAAGCCCGACTGAGGGGAGAGAAGGTACATTCTTCCACTCTTAGAATCTGAGATTGCCTGTAATGAAAGTGCTTTCAGttctttctgacattttgtctcTGGGCCttctgttggtgtgtgtttcaGTATGACAGCGATGGTTCTGACAGCCAGGAGTCCAGTGAGGAGGCAGAGCTCAGGAGAAAGAAGATAGAAGCTTTAAAAGTGAGTCTACAAGTTGCACAAAGCAATCACAATTTTGAATATGCAATACTTATTTGAAAACCTTCCTTGTAAAGCTCTTTTCACTGAACACAATGACAAGTAAAGACAGAGACAGTGGCAATTATTGTAAGACACGCCCTTCCTGACTACCTTTATTGAGGATTGGAAGGTTAGAGATGTCGGGTTGAACAAGTAATcgatttcaaatcaaaaatcGCAATTTGTAACAGTACAACTGCCTAAACACAAACggtgcattttaaaatatacgAGCTGTGGCTATTAAATCATTCGACTAATTCTAtaaattaattcttttttttttttttttttaatttagtcagATTGAAACATTCAGGGGCTGTTTATGCATACCCACTGATCAATGTATTCTACATAGTTTAGGCTGCACGCTGTGGTTGCACTGACATAAGCCCAGGTTCATTATTTAATAACCCCACCTTATGCAATTTGCAGCTTGTCTGACCCAGGGTTTAAACTGTGGTGTCATTGGTTTTACAATTTCATGCTGGCCTCCTTGTCTCACAGTCACGCTTTTGATGGTATCTCGTGGTAAATCTCCATcgcatgttttaaatctgttacaCAGCAAATATTGAACTGCAGCCTAACTTAAAAAATTATGTTACGAATCACATCACATTATCTgccagaaaaatcacaattggATACATTCCTCAAATCACTCAGCCCTAACTAGATGTTCAACCGGCATGAGAAACTTGCCGGTTGTCGCAAAACCTTATACATGGAACTCTTATTTTGATCATCAGCACGTTTGCTCAGGATTTCATTAATCTGTATTTCTATGGATGTATATGCACTTGCCAGGCTCAAGCAAATGCCCGTGCTGCTGTACTGAAAGAGCAGctagagaagaagaggaaagaagcatacgagagagagaagagagctTGGGAGGACCATGTAAGTTTTCATTCTTTGTTCCGCTCTAACGTTTCTTTATACATGCTCTAATCTTGGCTATTGTGTATTGTAAAAGCTTGCTGCTCGGGGAGTGAAGGTCGGCCTTTCAGCAGGAAGCGTGGCAGCGGTGGCAGCAGTAGCAGTATCATCTACCTCTGACAGTCCTCCTCCACAGCCCAGCTCCTCTCAACCAGACCCAGCTGCCAAAGCTCTAGTCCTGCTTGCATCCAAACCCACCACTCCTGCTATATCCATGACTGCTGCCCTGAAGAATGTTGGAGCAGTCAGTATATATTTACAAACTGCATCACACTCTAGTATTGTTTGAGTATGTATCCCCTGGCTAtataaaatttacattttgtgtttggcaGATTACTCCATTAAAAGAAAGCTTACCTGAACCAGAGACTTCTTCTGTGATCCAGGTGAGTTGATTATTTGTTTAGAATcatcagaattatttattagcaTAACAATGAGCTGGTAAATGGACAAGACTGTGCTCTCTATGTTTACATTTAGCACTAACAGATCCTGTTATTTATTGCTTCCCTTCTAACAGAGTGAGAAAAAGAAGATTCTGTGCAGACTTAACCAGAACCTAAAAGCCCAGACCCCagtggaggaggtggaagagTCGCTTCCAGCCCCTGCAGTCCCAAGTCCTGTTCCCCAACAGACCCAGTCTGACACAGAGAAACGCCCATCTTCCAACGGAGACCGTAAGAAGTGGGAAGCAGCAGAACTGCCTGTACTTCTTGTGGCTCAGCAAACCTTAGAGGAGACATGTGCAACAACAAGTGAGTCACACCCTCACAGGACAAAACTTTTAAGTCACAGTGAAGACAGATTACCAAGAATACACTATATTGTTACTGTTTTCTGTGTCATACCCTGACAATACTACAtgctgttttgaaagaaaaaaagtacataCATTAGTTCTACTATTTCATGCTTTTAGAAGCAATTTTGCTCACTTTTCCCTGTGTCATTCACTCTTTAGCCACTTTCCAGCCAGTTTCCCCACAAAATAGACCATCATCTGGTGGGGACAGGAAGAAGTGGGAGGCAGGAGTTCCACTTGTCCTCGCTGTTGCCCAACAAACTCCAGGGGAGACATCCATCACGACCACCGGTGAGTGTTCTCCCTGAGTGAGACCAAGTGTATATTTCCTGAATACTGTAGGTGTAGTTTATTCTAAATCCACTTGCTCTCTTGCTATCTGTTTCATCTCAGAGCAAACAGTGGGTGAAGTTGTAGTGACGGGTAGGCTGGAGGAAGAAGCTTCCAGGAAGGTGTGGAGAGCCAGTCCAGATTCTCTGGTGTTAAGAGTACTtcaggaggcagagcctcagcCTGTCACCCAGCAGCTGGAGAATGTCACCACATGTGAAGAGGAGTTTTCTAGTCCTGGTTAGTCTCAATTCAGTCTTGATGTTCCCGGTATACACTCAGAAGCAGAAGTCGGGTAAACCTTAATTAActtagggctgcaactatcgATGAAttgcctgagcacgatacgtcatcaaaagcagaagtgagcgCACAATATTGTCAGTATGACTATTTGACAGCTCTTAAAAATCCTGCTGTTTAATTGCAAATGTCAGGGTACTGCATGGAGTATGTGTTGAAATTGTTTAATTACAGGTAGTGCCTATGATCTGCTATGTATATATTCACTCATTATGTCTATATCTCTCACAGATAAGCCTAGCCAGGCAGCCACAGCAGCTGACATTGTGAAGATCCCCAGAGATGCTTTGGTCTGTGCTGTGGATCAGAGGAATGCAGCAACAAATGAGGCTTCACTTCAGGAAAAATCTGTGACtggagcaaagaaaacagtgacacaGCCACCCAACCTTCCTCAGGGTTAGTATGTCACTCCGCCTGATATTGATCAGATACCTTGCTGTGTATTTTGAACTCAGTGAAATCCAATCTGGCTTGAATTCCTTTTAGATCCAGCTGACCTGGAGTCGTTGGTTTTGGAAGAGGGTCTTAAACAGTCCTCACATCCCCAAGCTGAGGTGCAGCAAGCATGGGAGCAGGAAGCCCATCGGTAAAAATGACTATTATCTTTCCAAATtattaaaatctgaaattttgAACTGTTGTAGATAAGGTAGCATCtatatttagaaatgttttagattctccagaaaaataaaatactgagaTTTTAATTAGGTTTGAACATTTGAAGGCATCGTTTGTACGATTGAGAGCGTGTTACTCTTACAGGCCACCAGAGGGCATTACAAGACCAACAGACACCAAGGAAACTGAGAAGCATGCAAAGAAACCAA encodes the following:
- the nek1 gene encoding serine/threonine-protein kinase Nek1 isoform X4 yields the protein MDKYEKVKKIGEGSFGKAILVKSKGDGHQYVIKEIGISGMSSKERQESRKEVAVLANMSHPNIVQYQESFEEGGCLYIVMDYCEGGDLFKKINSQKGILFSEEQILDWFVQICLALKHVHDRKILHRDIKSQNIFLTKDGTVQLGDFGIARVLNSTVELARTCIGTPYYLSPEICENKPYNNKSDIWALGCVLYEMCTLKHAFEAGNMKNLVLKIIRGSYPPVSVHYSQELRSLLAQLFKRNPRERPSVSSILDKPFLSCRIEKFLTPQIIAQEFRHTFLHKQPKVGVAQVPPAQKITKPATKYGVPLTVRKMSDGAKKPAERKPAVKHKPAPLPAAPQRRVSQVEEERKKHEDGIRKKRMELIEKERKQREQMYLLKAEQIKRYEKEKINRINQAREQGWKHVLSSSGGSSPERKCFVGGRKRAAGAGSSVPGSVQGPAAGPIPSKSPYEHYHAALDQMAKPQPKDISREGSSAGPGSPIRSVPAAAGPVLLNGPARRINHDAIKRELQMLQHVSRQRGQMAAERACQVEEFLQRKREAMLNKVRAEGQLGTRQNLTAIFGNRAGGVRCRRPKANREEEEYLARLRQIRLQNFNERQQIKARLRGEKYDSDGSDSQESSEEAELRRKKIEALKAQANARAAVLKEQLEKKRKEAYEREKRAWEDHLAARGVKVGLSAGSVAAVAAVAVSSTSDSPPPQPSSSQPDPAAKALVLLASKPTTPAISMTAALKNVGAITPLKESLPEPETSSVIQSEKKKILCRLNQNLKAQTPVEEVEESLPAPAVPSPVPQQTQSDTEKRPSSNGDRKKWEAAELPVLLVAQQTLEETCATTTTFQPVSPQNRPSSGGDRKKWEAGVPLVLAVAQQTPGETSITTTEQTVGEVVVTGRLEEEASRKVWRASPDSLVLRVLQEAEPQPVTQQLENVTTCEEEFSSPDKPSQAATAADIVKIPRDALVCAVDQRNAATNEASLQEKSVTGAKKTVTQPPNLPQDPADLESLVLEEGLKQSSHPQAEVQQAWEQEAHRPPEGITRPTDTKETEKHAKKPTESSGLTQCEEPLFIKLCSPAHRRTAALAILSAQSSMDESSSSLASRSRSVSPLRSKHQDALLIGLSTGMFDANNPKMLRTCSLPDLSRLFSPQKDTAVASGANAAPDNNLEIEDLDEAAKDDDQSENEDAYEDEDLRDIRASMERLLQEEGDIMRSSAEVGAGDFNGNPPETGDQELFNRIAAEVDQDNNKMAVDDDEDDDDEEEGEDDDDEEEDEEGEEEEEEDEEECSNGSPGDEEAGELLTNGVGEENHSNTSQLNEEWHSDGSSEDQVGEAEHHDSIFSRLEELRFNLEQQMGFEKFIEAYNKIKAIHEDEDENIDLGSSLVLNILGTEHQHLYPNILHLVMADGAYQEDNDE
- the nek1 gene encoding serine/threonine-protein kinase Nek1 isoform X5 yields the protein MDKYEKVKKIGEGSFGKAILVKSKGDGHQYVIKEIGISGMSSKERQESRKEVAVLANMSHPNIVQYQESFEEGGCLYIVMDYCEGGDLFKKINSQKGILFSEEQILDWFVQICLALKHVHDRKILHRDIKSQNIFLTKDGTVQLGDFGIARVLNSTVELARTCIGTPYYLSPEICENKPYNNKSDIWALGCVLYEMCTLKHAFEAGNMKNLVLKIIRGSYPPVSVHYSQELRSLLAQLFKRNPRERPSVSSILDKPFLSCRIEKFLTPQIIAQEFRHTFLHKQPKVGVAQVPPAQKITKPATKYGVPLTVRKMSDGAKKPAERKPAVKHKPDGIRKKRMELIEKERKQREQMYLLKAEQIKRYEKEKINRINQAREQGWKHVLSSSGGSSPERKCFVGGRKRAAGAGSSVPGSVQGPAAGPIPSKSPYEHYHAALDQMAKPQPKDISREGSSAGPGSPIRRSVPAAAGPVLLNGPARRINHDAIKRELQMLQHVSRQAHISRQRGQMAAERACQVEEFLQRKREAMLNKVRAEGQLGTRQNLTAIFGNRAGGVRCRRPKANREEEEYLARLRQIRLQNFNERQQIKARLRGEKYDSDGSDSQESSEEAELRRKKIEALKAQANARAAVLKEQLEKKRKEAYEREKRAWEDHLAARGVKVGLSAGSVAAVAAVAVSSTSDSPPPQPSSSQPDPAAKALVLLASKPTTPAISMTAALKNVGAITPLKESLPEPETSSVIQSEKKKILCRLNQNLKAQTPVEEVEESLPAPAVPSPVPQQTQSDTEKRPSSNGDRKKWEAAELPVLLVAQQTLEETCATTTTFQPVSPQNRPSSGGDRKKWEAGVPLVLAVAQQTPGETSITTTEQTVGEVVVTGRLEEEASRKVWRASPDSLVLRVLQEAEPQPVTQQLENVTTCEEEFSSPDKPSQAATAADIVKIPRDALVCAVDQRNAATNEASLQEKSVTGAKKTVTQPPNLPQDPADLESLVLEEGLKQSSHPQAEVQQAWEQEAHRPPEGITRPTDTKETEKHAKKPTESSGLTQCEEPLFIKLCSPAHRRTAALAILSAQSSMDESSSSLASRSRSVSPLRSKHQDALLIGLSTGMFDANNPKMLRTCSLPDLSRLFSPQKDTAVASGANAAPDNNLEIEDLDEAAKDDDQSENEDAYEDEDLRDIRASMERLLQEEGDIMRSSAEVGAGDFNGNPPETGDQELFNRIAAEVDQDNNKMAVDDDEDDDDEEEGEDDDDEEEDEEGEEEEEEDEEECSNGSPGDEEAGELLTNGVGEENHSNTSQLNEEWHSDGSSEDQVGEAEHHDSIFSRLEELRFNLEQQMGFEKFIEAYNKIKAIHEDEDENIDLGSSLVLNILGTEHQHLYPNILHLVMADGAYQEDNDE
- the nek1 gene encoding serine/threonine-protein kinase Nek1 isoform X2 translates to MDKYEKVKKIGEGSFGKAILVKSKGDGHQYVIKEIGISGMSSKERQESRKEVAVLANMSHPNIVQYQESFEEGGCLYIVMDYCEGGDLFKKINSQKGILFSEEQILDWFVQICLALKHVHDRKILHRDIKSQNIFLTKDGTVQLGDFGIARVLNSTVELARTCIGTPYYLSPEICENKPYNNKSDIWALGCVLYEMCTLKHAFEAGNMKNLVLKIIRGSYPPVSVHYSQELRSLLAQLFKRNPRERPSVSSILDKPFLSCRIEKFLTPQIIAQEFRHTFLHKQPKVGVAQVPPAQKITKPATKYGVPLTVRKMSDGAKKPAERKPAVKHKPAPLPAAPQRRVSQVEEERKKHEDGIRKKRMELIEKERKQREQMYLLKAEQIKRYEKEKINRINQAREQGWKHVLSSSGGSSPERKCFVGGRKRAAGAGSSVPGSVQGPAAGPIPSKSPYEHYHAALDQMAKPQPKDISREGSSAGPGSPIRSVPAAAGPVLLNGPARRINHDAIKRELQMLQHVSRQAHISRQRGQMAAERACQVEEFLQRKREAMLNKVRAEGQLGTRQNLTAIFGNRAGGVRCRRPKANREEEEYLARLRQIRLQNFNERQQIKARLRGEKYDSDGSDSQESSEEAELRRKKIEALKAQANARAAVLKEQLEKKRKEAYEREKRAWEDHLAARGVKVGLSAGSVAAVAAVAVSSTSDSPPPQPSSSQPDPAAKALVLLASKPTTPAISMTAALKNVGAITPLKESLPEPETSSVIQSEKKKILCRLNQNLKAQTPVEEVEESLPAPAVPSPVPQQTQSDTEKRPSSNGDRKKWEAAELPVLLVAQQTLEETCATTTTFQPVSPQNRPSSGGDRKKWEAGVPLVLAVAQQTPGETSITTTEQTVGEVVVTGRLEEEASRKVWRASPDSLVLRVLQEAEPQPVTQQLENVTTCEEEFSSPDKPSQAATAADIVKIPRDALVCAVDQRNAATNEASLQEKSVTGAKKTVTQPPNLPQDPADLESLVLEEGLKQSSHPQAEVQQAWEQEAHRPPEGITRPTDTKETEKHAKKPTESSGLTQCEEPLFIKLCSPAHRRTAALAILSAQSSMDESSSSLASRSRSVSPLRSKHQDALLIGLSTGMFDANNPKMLRTCSLPDLSRLFSPQKDTAVASGANAAPDNNLEIEDLDEAAKDDDQSENEDAYEDEDLRDIRASMERLLQEEGDIMRSSAEVGAGDFNGNPPETGDQELFNRIAAEVDQDNNKMAVDDDEDDDDEEEGEDDDDEEEDEEGEEEEEEDEEECSNGSPGDEEAGELLTNGVGEENHSNTSQLNEEWHSDGSSEDQVGEAEHHDSIFSRLEELRFNLEQQMGFEKFIEAYNKIKAIHEDEDENIDLGSSLVLNILGTEHQHLYPNILHLVMADGAYQEDNDE